In Streptomyces sp. NBC_00433, a single genomic region encodes these proteins:
- a CDS encoding cytochrome P450, whose amino-acid sequence MTDQALLKELLTDPRVSKDPRQHWTAWANGEITPDWPLFTWVAVTNMFTAYGGDHRRLRKLVSTAFTARRTEAMRPWIEQLTADLLDGLAATPAGEPVDLREAYCYPIPIQVISRLFGVEDEETGKELRRLVDNIFNTAISAEDAAATFAGIHQVLSGLVALKRETPGDDLTSVLISAREEDGSRLTEGELVDTLILMISAGHETTVNLLDNAVHALLTHPDQLELVRSGKANWSDVIEETLRAEAPVASLPLRYAVDDVEAGGVRVRKGEAILASYSAAGRHPAYHGPTADQFDVLRVDKEHLAFGYGVHRCLGAPLAQLEAEIALPALFARFPGLALAAPAQELEPVASFISHGHLRLPVLLG is encoded by the coding sequence GTGACCGACCAGGCGCTGCTCAAGGAGCTGCTGACCGACCCGCGGGTCTCCAAGGACCCGCGGCAGCACTGGACGGCCTGGGCGAACGGCGAGATCACCCCTGACTGGCCGCTCTTCACCTGGGTCGCGGTCACCAACATGTTCACCGCCTACGGGGGCGACCACCGGCGGCTGCGCAAGCTGGTGTCGACGGCCTTCACCGCACGCCGCACCGAGGCGATGCGCCCCTGGATCGAGCAGCTGACCGCCGACCTGCTCGACGGCCTCGCCGCGACACCGGCCGGCGAGCCGGTCGACCTGCGGGAGGCGTACTGCTACCCGATCCCGATCCAGGTGATCAGCCGGCTCTTCGGCGTCGAGGACGAGGAGACCGGCAAGGAGCTGCGGCGGCTGGTCGACAACATCTTCAACACCGCCATCAGCGCGGAGGACGCCGCCGCCACCTTCGCCGGCATCCACCAGGTGCTCAGCGGCCTGGTCGCGCTCAAGCGGGAGACGCCGGGCGACGACCTCACCAGCGTGCTCATCTCCGCCCGCGAGGAGGACGGCTCCCGGCTGACCGAGGGCGAACTCGTCGACACCCTGATCCTGATGATCAGCGCGGGCCACGAGACCACCGTCAACCTGCTCGACAACGCTGTCCACGCCCTGCTCACCCACCCCGACCAGCTCGAACTGGTCAGGTCCGGCAAGGCGAACTGGAGCGACGTGATCGAGGAGACGCTACGGGCCGAGGCGCCGGTCGCCAGCCTCCCGCTGCGCTACGCGGTCGACGACGTCGAGGCCGGCGGGGTGCGCGTCAGGAAGGGCGAGGCGATCCTCGCGTCCTACTCGGCCGCCGGCCGCCACCCGGCCTACCACGGGCCGACCGCCGACCAGTTCGACGTCCTGCGGGTCGACAAGGAGCACCTGGCCTTCGGCTACGGCGTCCACCGCTGCCTGGGCGCCCCGCTGGCCCAGCTGGAGGCCGAGATAGCGCTGCCCGCGCTCTTCGCCCGCTTCCCGGGCCTGGCGCTGGCGGCGCCCGCGCAGGAGCTGGAGCCGGTCGCGTCGTTCATCTCGCACGGCCACCTGCGGCTGCCGGTGCTGCTGGGCTGA
- a CDS encoding penicillin-binding transpeptidase domain-containing protein, with translation MPVARGVKTGVISAVFICMVSVAGYGAYNIYTGLDGSSTGTEPAATTSRDEPLSTKDVTGTAADFLAAWSSGDDAKAAKLTDSAGTAATALAEYRDKASITKVTATATPTDSTTDSTAAAGAAGTTVSFTVQATITYQNLAPKVWTYGSTLAVGRDTVGDPAVKWAPSVLEPDLKDGLSLVTGLATSPDLDLVDRHGKTMTAAQYPGLTDVFTDLRKRYANAKLGGTAGIETYVTDDGGNLVKTLYSVAPGKNAKLKTTLDAGIQAAAEKAVKKYGQSGVTALDTGDGSILAMAANPPGGTNYALSLQPPGSTFKIVTATALMLSPQHFTPQSKSQCVDGYAATGGKAYHNVTRDKLDATLAWDFSRSCNTGFIRLSKYLTPDSLTDVGKKYFGLVGDARPWYTGTGTTDGSIPGGTGDEMTSEMIGQGQVLMNTLNMASVAATVRDGAFHQPSILQDTGLIENRQHLGATPLPSAVRQNLMSMMHLTATDGTAAGLLTGVKSPYGAKTGSAEENENDLPTGWFTAYSGHVAAAAMVMEGDHGNKSAGPIVADVLRAS, from the coding sequence GTGCCTGTGGCACGGGGGGTCAAGACCGGCGTCATCAGCGCGGTCTTCATCTGCATGGTGAGCGTCGCGGGCTACGGCGCCTACAACATCTACACGGGTCTGGACGGCAGCAGCACCGGCACCGAGCCGGCCGCCACGACCAGCAGGGACGAGCCGCTCAGCACGAAGGACGTCACCGGCACCGCGGCGGACTTCCTGGCCGCCTGGTCGTCAGGTGACGACGCGAAGGCCGCCAAGCTGACGGACTCCGCGGGGACGGCGGCGACGGCGCTGGCCGAATACCGCGACAAGGCGAGCATCACCAAGGTCACGGCGACGGCCACACCGACGGACAGCACGACCGACTCGACCGCGGCCGCGGGCGCGGCCGGCACCACCGTGTCGTTCACGGTGCAGGCGACCATCACCTACCAGAATCTGGCGCCGAAGGTCTGGACGTACGGCTCGACCCTGGCCGTCGGCCGCGACACGGTGGGCGATCCGGCCGTCAAGTGGGCGCCCAGCGTCCTGGAGCCCGACCTCAAGGACGGACTGTCCCTGGTCACGGGCCTCGCGACGTCGCCGGACCTGGACCTGGTCGACCGGCACGGCAAGACCATGACCGCGGCGCAGTATCCGGGCCTCACCGACGTCTTCACCGACCTGCGCAAGCGGTACGCGAACGCGAAGCTCGGCGGCACCGCCGGCATCGAGACCTATGTGACCGACGACGGCGGCAACCTCGTCAAGACGCTCTACTCGGTCGCGCCCGGCAAGAACGCCAAGCTCAAGACGACGCTGGACGCCGGCATCCAGGCGGCGGCGGAGAAGGCGGTCAAGAAGTACGGCCAGTCGGGGGTGACCGCGCTGGACACCGGCGACGGCTCGATCCTCGCCATGGCGGCCAACCCGCCCGGGGGTACGAACTACGCGCTGTCCCTCCAGCCGCCCGGCTCGACCTTCAAGATCGTGACGGCGACGGCGCTGATGCTCTCGCCGCAGCACTTCACGCCCCAGTCGAAGTCGCAGTGCGTCGACGGATACGCGGCCACCGGCGGCAAGGCGTACCACAACGTGACGCGCGACAAGCTGGACGCCACGCTGGCCTGGGACTTCTCCCGGTCCTGCAACACCGGCTTCATCCGGCTCTCGAAGTACCTGACCCCGGATTCGCTGACGGACGTCGGCAAGAAGTACTTCGGGCTCGTCGGCGACGCCCGCCCCTGGTACACCGGCACCGGCACCACCGACGGCAGCATCCCCGGCGGCACGGGCGACGAGATGACGTCGGAGATGATCGGGCAGGGCCAGGTGCTGATGAACACGCTGAACATGGCGTCGGTCGCCGCCACCGTCCGGGACGGCGCATTCCACCAGCCGTCGATCCTGCAGGACACCGGCCTGATAGAGAACCGGCAGCACCTCGGCGCCACCCCGCTGCCCTCGGCCGTCCGGCAGAACCTGATGTCGATGATGCACCTGACCGCGACCGACGGCACCGCCGCGGGCCTGCTCACCGGCGTGAAGAGCCCCTACGGCGCCAAGACCGGCTCGGCCGAGGAGAACGAGAACGACCTGCCGACCGGCTGGTTCACCGCCTACAGCGGTCATGTGGCGGCCGCCGCGATGGTCATGGAGGGCGACCACGGCAACAAGTCCGCGGGCCCGATCGTCGCGGACGTCCTGCGCGCCTCGTAG